A segment of the Parasynechococcus marenigrum WH 8102 genome:
AACGGTTGGTTGACCTGTGGTGAGGCCTTCCCCTCATCCAGACCACAGCTCGCCTTGATGCCCTACTGGCGGGAAGGGCGTCGCATGATCGGCCAGTCAATGGTGTCCGAGCTGGATCTCCTGCCGGTGACGAACCAGGCGAGGCGCAGCCGCCTGCCCGCCACAAGCATCGCCGTGGGTACCTACGCCAATGATCACCATTACCCCGGCGACGACTGGCCGCTTGCTCCGAAGAGCTGTCGTTGGGGTGGACGCTGGACCGGCACCCCCTTCTGTATACCGTTCGAGGCTCTGGTGAGCAGCGAGATCTCCAATCTGCTCGCCGCCGAGAAGTGCTTCAGCGTCAGCCACATCGCCAATGGGGCGACCCGGCTGCAACCACTGATTCTCAACATCGGCCAGGCCGCTGGACTGGCTGCGGCCCTGGCCGTGCGATCCAATCTTGAGCCGCGTGAGCTGCCTGTGAATTCTCTGCAACATCAGCTGATTGATGACCCACACGCACCTGCTGCCGTGATGCCCATCTGGGACTGGCCCTGCTGGCATCCGCACTGGCGCGAAGCCCAGCATCGGGTCGTGCGCAATCCCGACACCTTGCGGCAGGACGGATCACTGGCGTCTGCACAGGCTTCCGATTTATCGCTCCCGGCTGCTGTTGCTGCTCCTTCTGAGCGCCATGGTCAGCAGATCCAGGGACGGTTTTGCCGCGATGCGGATGGCTTGCGCTACTGGCTGGAGTCAGGCTCGATCCGTCGCCAGCTGATCACCCTGGAGCCAGCCGTGGAACGGGTTCTCTCCGGTGCAGCGGATGGAACGCAGATGGATCTGGTCGCTGTCCACAACCCCTGGGGCCCCTGGTGGCGGGTCAGCCAATTGCTCACTCATTGAAAGCGCAGCTTGAGCTCGGCTCTGTCCGGATCGACATGAAGCACCGTCATCGTCAGCAGCTGGCCTGGCGCTGGATCCTCCCCGTCGGCATAACCCACCAGATCCATCGCCAGATCCGGCACGTGAACCAGCGCCAGGCGATCCTGAGGGCGTAGCCAACGCAGGAACTGCACTGACCACTGTTGGTCGCGATGCTGTTCCAGCCACACCTGTTGCCAGTGGCGCTGGTCCTCACGACTGATCTGGATCGACTGCCGCAGGGGATCCTCCAACGAATCCAGCTGCTCCCGCAGCAGGGGCTCCGACATCACGGACCTCTGCTCGATCCAGGCGATCAACTGGCGATGGGCCAACAGGTCGGCGTAACGACGGATGGGTGAGGTGGCCTGCACGTAGGCCTCCAATCCGAGACTGAAGTGGGGCATCGGTGATGTGCCCTGCAGACCTCGACTGAGACAGCGTTTCACCGCTGCATCACGGGCAGGGCCCTCCGGTATCTCCGCCAACTCCTGCGCACTGGGGAGCTCCGCTGGTGGCTGACTGCGATAGGGCAGGGCCATCCCTTCCCTGCGACCGATCTCCGCCACAGCGGCACCCATCAGCAACATCGCCTCACTGACCATCACTCGAGCTGGAGAGGGATCGATCACCTGAAGCTCAGGACCGGCTGCGCCGCGGCGGAACCGTCCTTCCTGGCGCTCGAAGTTGATGGCTCCCCGACGCTGACGCCAGTTGAAGCGACGTTTGAGCAGGGCGGACAGCTGGGCGAGGTCCTCATCCCCGGGGGGGACCAGTTCGATCAGTTCATCGCCATCCTCGTAGGTGAGCCGATAACGGGGTTGCACCCAGGAGCGCTGACAGCTGCTGGCCACGACCGCACCCTCGTCATCCAGGAGCACACCGACACTGAGAGCAGGGCAACGCTGCCCTGCACGGAGACTGAAGATCTCTGTGGCGAGCTTCAGCGGCAGCATCGGCAGCACGCCATTCGCCAGATACAGGCTGGTGGCCCGTCGACGGGCCTCACGGTCCAGGGGGCTGTCCGGTTCAATCAGGCGTGCCGGATCAGCGATGTGGATCCAGATCCACGGTCCACCATCGCCAGGTTCCAGTGCCAGGCCGTCGTCGATTTCCTTGGTGCTGGAGTCATCCAGGGTGTAAACCCGTTGTGCCGTCAGATCCACGCGGGTGTCATCACCGGAACAGCTGTCAGCTGCCCTGGCCAGCAACTCGTCAATGATTTCGGCGTTCGCCTCTGGTAGTTGGCTCGACCACGCACTGCCGCGCAACGCGCTGGGTTGGTGAGGATCCAACAGCTCACGTGCCACAAGCCAGGTCTTCAGAGCCTTGCGATCGGGGGGCAGCCCCAGCAGCTGGAGTAAGCCCAGTCCA
Coding sequences within it:
- a CDS encoding FAD-dependent oxidoreductase — encoded protein: MTWDVIVWGGGTGGVAAAVQAARSGARTLLLTPGPWLGGMLSAAGVSAPDGHELSCWQTGLWGQFIRTLATSVPEGLDQNWVSCFGFRPEQAERLLQSWVRAEPLLEWWSGCRMGGIDRRGDRIQTLEVECNRQRHRLDSCIWIDGSDLGELIALAEAPFRWGWESRETWNEPSAPSADALAKDPFFSRQPVQSPTWVVMGQLTAAAPHSPATVAPAAPFADALEAFGLERTLTYGRLPGGLVMLNWPLGGNDWHHGLGRSIAPLASDRDDLDQEMQEHSLQFLEQLSRCGNGWLTCGEAFPSSRPQLALMPYWREGRRMIGQSMVSELDLLPVTNQARRSRLPATSIAVGTYANDHHYPGDDWPLAPKSCRWGGRWTGTPFCIPFEALVSSEISNLLAAEKCFSVSHIANGATRLQPLILNIGQAAGLAAALAVRSNLEPRELPVNSLQHQLIDDPHAPAAVMPIWDWPCWHPHWREAQHRVVRNPDTLRQDGSLASAQASDLSLPAAVAAPSERHGQQIQGRFCRDADGLRYWLESGSIRRQLITLEPAVERVLSGAADGTQMDLVAVHNPWGPWWRVSQLLTH
- a CDS encoding ribonuclease catalytic domain-containing protein, giving the protein MASDFQTDAIVGVLLKGQPLIGRLLSCKGSKAVLAFGGQRRDQEIPLRELVPCGELSDSVRRSVLPTPDQVQSIVLSPRVSAEAWWLLVSDVTDDTLPCISLSDLTDLLVGRPDLIALAAVWSWLNGPQIWFRLRRDRTLQARPLNEIRQQRLKQRREHLQREHDLRQLALLQESAPLTEQRRELLDPTWSDRLDQLLELVHGPEADLGEMPGLGLLQLLGLPPDRKALKTWLVARELLDPHQPSALRGSAWSSQLPEANAEIIDELLARAADSCSGDDTRVDLTAQRVYTLDDSSTKEIDDGLALEPGDGGPWIWIHIADPARLIEPDSPLDREARRRATSLYLANGVLPMLPLKLATEIFSLRAGQRCPALSVGVLLDDEGAVVASSCQRSWVQPRYRLTYEDGDELIELVPPGDEDLAQLSALLKRRFNWRQRRGAINFERQEGRFRRGAAGPELQVIDPSPARVMVSEAMLLMGAAVAEIGRREGMALPYRSQPPAELPSAQELAEIPEGPARDAAVKRCLSRGLQGTSPMPHFSLGLEAYVQATSPIRRYADLLAHRQLIAWIEQRSVMSEPLLREQLDSLEDPLRQSIQISREDQRHWQQVWLEQHRDQQWSVQFLRWLRPQDRLALVHVPDLAMDLVGYADGEDPAPGQLLTMTVLHVDPDRAELKLRFQ